The following nucleotide sequence is from Halorussus caseinilyticus.
GCCCGGAACGGGGTCCGAACCGTCGCCATCGCGCCGGGCGAACACGGCCGGTCGGACGCCCTCCGGAACGCGGCCCACGACGCCTTCGTGGTCGAAGAGTGAACGAGGCGCTTCCGGGAATCGGCGACCGGCGTGCGCTATCCTCGAACCTCCCTTCTGGCGCGCGCTGGCGCGGCCCTGTGCCGCGCCAACCGCGTGAGGGACGACTGAGTGACCGGAGGGAACGAAGGAGTCGGTTGGGGAGGGTGTGGCCCGCGGTAGCGGGGCGGCGGCGGTGCTGTGCAGTTGCGGTATGATTGGCTCAAGCCTGTAGCTAGCTCCCTCGAACTTCCGTCCATCCGAGCAACACGCTCCAACGAACTTCCTCGAACGCTCCGACCGCGAACAACTCACCCCACGGACGGCCCGTCCAGCGTCTTGACCTCGACGCGGTGAGTTCCGTCCCCGACTCGAAGCACCACCGACGCCGCGATAGACTCGCCGACCGCCGCGCGCCACGCTTCGACCGCTTCGACGTGGCGCTCGCGGTGGCGCTCGACCGAGAACTCGGCGTCGGGGTCCGCGCGAAGCGCGTCTTCGGTGGCGTCGGGAGTCGGGTACGCGGGCACGTCCGCCTCGGCGACGAACCGCGCGGGCGGGACGTGGAGCGCGCCGGTCTCCGGATTCCGGTCGTCCGCCTCGCTCTCGTCCGCCGGTCCGGGGTCGTGGAGTCGCGCCCGCATCCGACCCGAGAACGGCGGCGTCACCCGGAGGACCGGCCTGCGGGAACTCCGGCGTCGGGTCTCGTACGCCGCCACTACGTCGCCGACCGTGACGGCGAGCGACCGAACCGTCCGCGGGTCGTCGGCCATGCCCGACGTTGGGAACCGAGCCACCTTCAAGGCCGCGCCGCGCGGCGTCGGACTGCGCACCGGTAGGGTCCGCCCGTACTCTATATTTGATTGTGTTTCGCACACGTAGGCACACAGCGCGAGTGCATCGCACGAGCGCGCGAACGGTAGCAAATATTTATATTGCTCAGATATACAGAAATACTGTTTTAGATAATATCTATTTTGTTTAAAAGATTCTATAGATGTCTTAGAACGGGTGTGACGACGTACCGCTGGACGCGCCGCGACCGACCAGCACCGCGACAGACCACGAAGACTACTCTGGAGCCAATCAAAACCACGACCGCACAGCACCGCCACAGCACCACGACCGCACAGCACCGCGACTCCACAGCACAGCACCTCACCGCCACCTTCGACGACTTCCTCGTCCGGGCGCGAACCGCCGACGTTTTTTCGCTCTCGGGCCAATCGGCGGGTATGACCGAGGACCTCGGAACGCCGGTACTCGACAATCACCTGCATCTGGACCCCGACCACGGCCGGGGCATCGAGGCCGTGAAGGACTTCGCGCGGAGCGGTGGCACCCACTTACTGGTGGTCAACAAGCCGTCGTGGTTGCTCGGCGTCGAACCCGAGACCGGCGAGGAGTTCCGCCCGGTGTTCGAGACCACCCTCGAAGTCGTCTCGCGCGCCGACGACGTACTCGACGGCCGGGCGTGGCCCGTCCTCGGGGTCCACCCCGGTCTCGTCTCGAAGTTGGTGGACGACAGGGGATACTCCCCCGAGGAGGCCCGCGACCTGATGCGGGCCGGGTTGGACGTGGCCGCCGAGTACGTCGCGGACGGCGACCCCGCCGAGTCGGACGAACCCGTCGGACCCGGCGAGGCCGTCGCGCTCAAGACCGGCCGCCCGCACTACGACACCGCCGACGCGGTGTGGGAGGCGTCGAACGCGGTCCTCCGGCACGGTCTCGAACTCGGCGCGGAAAACGACTGCGCGGTCCAACTCCACACCGAGGCCAGCGAGGACCTGACCGACATCGCGGGGTGGGCGGAGGACGCGGGACTCGACCCCGAACGCGTCGTCAAGCACTACGCTGGCGGCCGACTCGCCGGGCCGACCCCGAGCGTGATGAGCGAGAAAGACCGCCTCGAACTCGCGGCCGAATGTGGCGACCCCTTCCTGATGGAGACCGACTTCGTGGACGACCCCGACCGACCCGGCGCGGTCATGGGACCCAAGACCGTCCCCCGGCGCGTCCGGTGGATGCGCGAGTCGGGTTACGACGACGCGATTCACAACGCCCACGTCGAGACTCCCCGGCGGGTGTACGGACTCGACACCGAGGCGACCCTCCGGCGATAGCCGAACCTCTCGGCGTCCCCGTGTCGTCCCGCCAGCGAGTCCGAGACGGCGGTTTTCGCCGAGGAAAGCCGCCTCGCAGGATTTATGAAGCGCGCAACACTCCGAAGAGACATGAGCGCGCCTCCGGAGGAATTCTACTCCGACGAACGCTGGCAGAACTGGCTCGACCGCATCCGCGAGGAAGACATCGACCCCGAGGACGAGGATTCCGCCCGTCTCCTCCTCAACTTGCAGGACGACGTGGCAATCGCCGTCGCCAAAATCGTCACCGCCTACGACGACGGTGACATCGACGAGGAGGAGGCGACGGACGAACTCACCGACATCCGGGAGGTCGTTCTCGACGAGGTTTCGTTCGAGAACGACGACAAGGCCATGCTCATCGACGGCGTTCAGACGAGTCTCGTCTGCGTCTTCTACGCGGCCGAGCAGTACGTCGCCGAGGGCGCGGCGGACGAGGCCGCAGTCGAGGAGTACGTTCTGGAGGCGGGCCGCGCTGAGGAGGCCGAGGACCTCGATTCGGCGCTCGGACTGGTCGCGGCCGGTGGAACCCGCATCATCGACGGCGAGGAACTCGACATGTCGGTCACGGAGGAACTCGAGTACGGTCTCGTCACCGAGTGGGTCAACGGACTCGACAGTCTCCAGAGTGCGATGAGCGACCCCGAAGTGGTCGAAGAGGAAGACGAAGCCGACGAGTAGGACCGACAGGCGCTACGTTTAACTGCTATCCCTGAAAGAAACCGAGTAGTGCGACTGCGAACCGACGACCGAGGCGTGACGGTCCAAATCGGGACGGTACTGCTATTTGCGGTACTCATCGTCCTGCTCTCGACGTATCAGGCCTCGGTCGTCCCCCAACAGAACGAGCAGGTGGAGTTCAACCACAACCAGCAGGTCCAGAGCCAACTGCAGGACCTCCGGGACGAACTCCTCCGGACCGCCGTCACCGGGAGCGACGGGTCGTCGTCGGTCGCCCTCGGCACCCAGTACCCCGTCCGTGCGTTCTTCGTCAACCCCGCGCCGCCGTCGGGGACCCTACGGACGACCCCGCCCGCGAGGGTCGAACTCGGCAACGCGGAGGCCGTCGGCGAGACCGGCGACTACTGGAACGGCGACACCCGCAGATTCCGGACTCGCGGCGTGACCTACGACCCGACCTATCACGTCTATCAGAACCCGCCGACGACGGTCTACCGGAACGGCGTCCTCTACAACCGGTTCGACAGCGCCGACCGGGTGGTCGCGGGCCAGCGACTCGTGCAGGGAAACGCTATCTCGCTGGTCGCGGTGAACGGGAGTCTCTCGAAGTCGAGTAGCGCGACCGCCTCCGTGAACATCCGGGCGGTCAGCGCCGCGACCCGGACCGTGACCGTCCGCAACGAGGTTCCGGGCGACGAGGTTACGCTGGTCGTTCCGACCAACCTGACCGCGACCAAGTGGGAGGACCTGCTCGAAAGCGAACTCGACCCCGCGGGAACGAGTAGCGACGACCACGTTTCGGCGGTCCAACCCGTCGCGGGACGGGACGCGGTTCGCA
It contains:
- a CDS encoding TatD family hydrolase, yielding MTEDLGTPVLDNHLHLDPDHGRGIEAVKDFARSGGTHLLVVNKPSWLLGVEPETGEEFRPVFETTLEVVSRADDVLDGRAWPVLGVHPGLVSKLVDDRGYSPEEARDLMRAGLDVAAEYVADGDPAESDEPVGPGEAVALKTGRPHYDTADAVWEASNAVLRHGLELGAENDCAVQLHTEASEDLTDIAGWAEDAGLDPERVVKHYAGGRLAGPTPSVMSEKDRLELAAECGDPFLMETDFVDDPDRPGAVMGPKTVPRRVRWMRESGYDDAIHNAHVETPRRVYGLDTEATLRR
- a CDS encoding DUF2150 family protein, coding for MSAPPEEFYSDERWQNWLDRIREEDIDPEDEDSARLLLNLQDDVAIAVAKIVTAYDDGDIDEEEATDELTDIREVVLDEVSFENDDKAMLIDGVQTSLVCVFYAAEQYVAEGAADEAAVEEYVLEAGRAEEAEDLDSALGLVAAGGTRIIDGEELDMSVTEELEYGLVTEWVNGLDSLQSAMSDPEVVEEEDEADE